A genomic region of Elusimicrobiota bacterium contains the following coding sequences:
- a CDS encoding YiiX/YebB-like N1pC/P60 family cysteine hydrolase, which yields MGTTMMMVAVLGLTGGAYAAETGSGDLEGLRSKAELRCLTAKRGADLFVPAALPSAVKRAAVTERKAVLVRVLNRAKISNGVPGAGTESEQLKAYLCSPRAAAGLSGAANSAVKADRFSAIDAIWALGELHDRASVPVFEAMLASADHTVRLNLLAALKKLDPARRGTDKEFKDEVFSSIPPGDLLFREGNFGLLSPGLPVGHTAIFTGMENGMPMMIHATSTYGGVTKDSMDIFISGHPYYGNRTTAVPPTGEQRAGILSWLLKQLDKPYDTWHSTQKGPDKFDCVGLTEAAYESVGLNPTPDELEEGPGWPLEPYEQYDNTVAD from the coding sequence ATGGGAACAACAATGATGATGGTGGCTGTGTTAGGTTTGACCGGCGGCGCGTATGCCGCTGAAACAGGCTCCGGCGACTTGGAAGGATTGCGCAGTAAGGCTGAACTGAGGTGTTTGACGGCGAAAAGAGGGGCTGATCTGTTCGTGCCGGCGGCCTTGCCTTCCGCGGTCAAAAGGGCGGCTGTCACGGAACGGAAGGCCGTTCTAGTCCGAGTTTTGAACAGGGCGAAAATTTCAAACGGCGTTCCCGGCGCGGGTACGGAGTCGGAACAACTCAAGGCTTACCTTTGTTCTCCGCGCGCCGCCGCCGGGCTCAGCGGCGCGGCCAACTCTGCCGTGAAGGCCGACAGGTTCTCCGCGATCGACGCTATATGGGCTCTTGGCGAACTGCATGACAGAGCTTCGGTTCCGGTTTTTGAGGCTATGCTGGCATCCGCCGACCACACCGTCCGCCTGAATCTTCTGGCCGCCCTTAAAAAGTTGGATCCGGCGAGGCGGGGAACGGATAAGGAATTCAAGGATGAGGTTTTTTCGTCAATTCCGCCAGGCGACCTGCTTTTTCGTGAAGGAAATTTCGGCTTACTCAGTCCGGGGTTGCCCGTCGGCCATACGGCTATTTTTACAGGCATGGAAAACGGCATGCCGATGATGATACATGCCACCAGCACATACGGAGGTGTGACCAAGGATTCCATGGATATTTTTATTTCGGGACATCCTTATTACGGCAACCGGACAACGGCCGTGCCGCCCACCGGGGAACAGCGGGCGGGGATACTTTCCTGGCTTCTTAAACAGCTTGACAAACCTTATGACACCTGGCACTCAACGCAGAAAGGGCCGGATAAATTCGACTGCGTCGGCCTGACCGAAGCCGCCTATGAATCTGTCGGGCTGAATCCGACGCCCGATGAGCTTGAAGAGGGTCCCGGCTGGCCGCTTGAGCCTTACGAACAGTACGATAATACCGTCGCGGACTGA
- a CDS encoding tyrosine-protein phosphatase: MMTKKSLAVIMVLAASALPMRGAHADEMSTLTDLANGTAVKESLPAVSSPETPFPMFSESIKPSGKNVTAQYNATLSAVSSAGSRADVKYKQLAGYRILFVPGFLTNPSVDPGLLYKPGADRIKPGQGMMATYFYEQITWLRANGLDAGIVNIESESGIKYNSNLIEAAISLSPKPVIIISHSKGGLDTLETLIRRPYLRGKVRGMVSIQSPYYGTPIADWVLRGRAFMSPLTAIVLKAMGGSMESVRDLSVKSRIAYQADNAAEIAKITAAIPTISFGAWKNEEEGVMDTLFEPTRDLMLKWGVKSDGLVPVDSEMLPGADQIAVEGLDHLATVIKVEHPAFNRVDFIKTLLTMLIDKGVPALEAPPKPESVGGLIHTGDPAEPMHFGRINISKDSDLRGIAYRGGNPAPETYKFLKKQGVDTIINIRNMTKPNYKLCEANGIKCVNHPVWALDPDILGGVTVGDRELGGIILHKNKYFLDAFQAAVAELQAGKTIYIHCQGGTDRTGALAAALTIRSYACGKSFNSYELRENTMNTLQEFGFWNHVFPSWEKEIKGWVDNFPENKEWLCK, translated from the coding sequence ATGATGACAAAAAAATCACTGGCGGTAATTATGGTTCTGGCGGCTTCAGCCCTGCCGATGCGCGGGGCGCATGCTGACGAGATGTCAACGCTCACGGACCTGGCGAACGGAACGGCGGTTAAGGAAAGTCTGCCGGCCGTCAGCTCGCCCGAAACTCCTTTCCCCATGTTTTCGGAGTCGATAAAACCGTCCGGGAAGAATGTCACGGCGCAATACAATGCCACTCTCAGCGCGGTTTCTTCCGCCGGCTCCAGGGCCGATGTAAAGTACAAACAGCTCGCCGGCTACAGGATACTTTTCGTGCCCGGCTTCCTGACCAACCCTTCCGTGGATCCCGGCCTGCTTTATAAGCCGGGCGCGGACCGGATCAAGCCGGGGCAGGGCATGATGGCTACCTATTTTTATGAGCAGATCACCTGGCTCAGGGCCAACGGTCTGGACGCAGGCATAGTCAACATAGAGTCGGAAAGCGGCATAAAATACAATTCAAATTTAATAGAAGCGGCCATCTCGCTCTCGCCCAAGCCTGTTATAATCATCAGCCACAGCAAAGGCGGACTGGATACCCTGGAAACTTTGATCCGGCGGCCTTATCTGCGCGGTAAGGTGCGGGGAATGGTTTCCATACAGAGCCCTTACTATGGCACCCCTATCGCCGACTGGGTGCTGCGGGGGCGGGCCTTTATGTCTCCCCTGACCGCTATTGTGCTTAAGGCCATGGGCGGCTCCATGGAGTCCGTAAGGGACCTGTCGGTTAAAAGCCGCATAGCTTATCAGGCCGACAACGCCGCTGAAATAGCAAAGATAACCGCCGCCATCCCCACGATCTCTTTCGGCGCGTGGAAAAACGAAGAAGAAGGCGTTATGGACACGCTCTTTGAACCTACCCGCGACCTGATGCTCAAGTGGGGTGTCAAAAGCGACGGCCTGGTTCCGGTCGACAGCGAAATGCTGCCCGGCGCCGACCAGATAGCCGTGGAAGGCCTCGATCATCTTGCCACCGTCATCAAAGTCGAGCACCCGGCTTTCAACAGAGTGGATTTCATCAAGACGCTGCTTACGATGCTTATTGACAAAGGGGTTCCGGCGCTGGAAGCTCCCCCCAAGCCGGAATCCGTCGGCGGATTGATACATACCGGAGACCCGGCGGAACCCATGCATTTTGGCCGCATCAATATATCCAAAGACTCGGACCTGCGCGGCATAGCATATCGCGGCGGCAATCCGGCCCCTGAAACCTACAAATTCCTTAAAAAGCAGGGAGTAGACACCATAATAAATATAAGGAATATGACCAAGCCTAACTATAAGCTGTGTGAGGCAAACGGCATAAAGTGCGTAAACCATCCTGTTTGGGCTTTGGACCCTGATATTTTAGGCGGAGTTACGGTTGGCGACAGGGAGCTGGGCGGCATCATTCTGCATAAAAACAAATACTTCCTGGACGCTTTTCAAGCCGCTGTGGCGGAACTACAGGCCGGTAAAACAATATATATACACTGCCAGGGCGGAACCGACAGAACCGGCGCGTTGGCGGCGGCATTAACTATAAGAAGTTATGCCTGCGGGAAGAGTTTTAACAGCTATGAATTACGGGAGAATACGATGAACACCCTGCAGGAGTTCGGCTTTTGGAACCATGTTTTTCCGTCCTGGGAAAAAGAGATAAAAGGCTGGGTGGATAATTTTCCGGAAAATAAGGAGTGGCTCTGCAAATAA
- a CDS encoding protein-tyrosine phosphatase family protein — protein MMTGKSLTVMMVLAASALPMRGAYADELSTLSALAGGTAVKEGLPPISSPETVAPKPEPESSYYAGLEEFLEYAKNSPKPPAGNDAFQDTVAELGYERPPVNKDKYKFPIKNFGVIKLSATPAARMMDEMAFRGGPLEGEPNEMGYKLLKAVGVQTVISLQTIHPVNDAECAKYGLTCRNFGKLPMDMFGWRESSSFREGFQFAADELKAGRKIYVHCLAGNDRTGIFVAALTIRARACGLANLNEEDKAAVREAARDAWKEFRLWYKWFPKWTAEVDDWVDNFDQHREWLCK, from the coding sequence ATGATGACAGGAAAATCGTTAACGGTAATGATGGTTCTGGCAGCTTCAGCCCTGCCGATGCGCGGGGCGTATGCCGATGAACTTTCAACACTTTCCGCTCTGGCAGGCGGGACGGCGGTTAAGGAAGGCCTGCCACCCATCAGTTCACCCGAAACTGTCGCTCCAAAACCGGAGCCGGAGTCTTCGTATTATGCCGGCTTGGAGGAATTTCTGGAATATGCCAAAAACTCCCCTAAACCTCCTGCCGGCAATGACGCTTTCCAGGATACGGTGGCCGAGTTAGGCTATGAGCGTCCGCCGGTTAATAAGGATAAATATAAATTTCCCATTAAAAACTTCGGCGTTATAAAACTTTCGGCCACTCCGGCCGCCAGGATGATGGATGAGATGGCGTTCCGCGGCGGACCGCTTGAAGGCGAGCCGAATGAAATGGGGTATAAATTGCTGAAGGCAGTGGGGGTGCAAACTGTTATAAGTCTTCAGACCATTCATCCGGTGAATGATGCGGAATGCGCCAAGTACGGCCTGACCTGCAGAAATTTCGGCAAGCTGCCCATGGATATGTTCGGCTGGCGCGAAAGCTCCAGTTTCCGCGAGGGCTTTCAGTTCGCGGCGGACGAGTTAAAAGCCGGCAGAAAGATATATGTCCATTGTCTGGCAGGCAACGACAGGACCGGGATCTTTGTCGCGGCTTTAACCATCAGGGCCCGCGCCTGCGGCTTGGCCAATCTGAATGAAGAGGATAAAGCGGCTGTCCGCGAGGCGGCCCGCGATGCCTGGAAAGAATTCAGACTATGGTACAAGTGGTTCCCGAAATGGACGGCCGAAGTTGACGATTGGGTTGATAATTTTGACCAACACAGGGAATGGCTCTGTAAATAA